GCTCTTTTTCGTGATTCCACCGCGACGGTTGAAACGCCGTTGGCGAGTCCCAGAACCGCTCGTCTCGATGCAACACCCACTGCGGGAGCAGGAGTTCCGCGCCGGCTGGCAACTGATAGCCGCCGAGTGTCACCGGCTCGGTCGCCTTCCGCATCGTGTTCCACGCCGGCGGATATAGCCGCAGCGTCTCAGCAACGACGTTTTGGTGGGTCTCGAGGCGCTCGAGTGACTCGATATCTGGCCGTCCGTCACCGACGTGCTCGTCGTGCTCCGCGACGAGCGACCGGCGAACGTCGGGGTGTTCGCTGAGGAGGTACCAGCCGTAGGTCAGTCCCAGCGCGGAGGTGTCGGAGCCGGCGAGCAGCAGGGCGACGAGGTTGTGGCGGACCTCCTCGAGAGTCAGTTCGCCGCGGTCGTGGGCCTCAAGCAACACCGAGCAGGCGTCGGTCCGGTTTCTGTCCCTGTTTTCGGCCTCGGTCTCCTTCCCATCTCTGTCAGCACTCTCACGATCTGCGTCTCGCCGCGCCTCGAGACATCGATCAATGTAGTCGTCGAGTTCGGTTACAGCCCGTCGGAACCGACGGTCGGTCAGGGTCGGGACCCAGCCCGGGACCAGTTGACCAGGGCGTCGCGGATCACTTCGGTCGATGAGGGCGTCCGTCGCGTTCAGGACGACGTCTTCGTCGCCACGGATATCCACGCTCAGGAGCGTCTCGGTGAGGACATCGAGTGTGAGCAGTCGCATCTCCCGATGGAGATCGATTTCCTCACCGTCGTCCCACATGTCGATTCGGCGAATCGTCTGCTCAACGATCGCGTCCGCGTAGCGATCGATGGTGTCTCGAGTGAACGCCGGCTGGAGCGCCCGTCGAAGCTGCTGCCATCGATTGCCGGCGGTAGTCGTGACGGCGTGATCCTCGATACCCGCGAACGCCCGTTGTTGCTGTGCAGCGATTGTGAACCGCCCGTCGCCGTCGTGGAGAACCTCCTCGACGATTTCCGGGTTAGAGACCAGATAGAACGTCTCACCCGGAAACTCGAGGTGGACGATATCGCCGCGTTCGGCCCACCGCTGCAGTGCGCCGAACGGATCGCGCGAGAACTCGAGGGCGTGACCGAGCAATGGCGCGCCGTCTGGTTTTGGGGGCGTCGACTGGCTCATACAGAACATTCTGTTCGATCTCCAATAATTCTAGGCCACGAATCTCTCGTCGGCAGAGTCGACCCAACACTGTTTGATCCGTCTCACCACAATTTCTATGCACAACCATGTGTAACAAGCACGGATACCGGGCCGAAAGTGAGCACGAATCCGAGAGTTAATTATCCTCGCGGTTGCCCACTCGAGTATGACCGAGATTATCGACGGCAACGCTGTCGCGAGCGAGATCCGTGACGATCTGACCGACGCCATCGAGACGCTCGCCGACGCGGGCGCACGACCGGGCCTGGCGACAGTGTTGATGGGCGACGATCCCGCCAGCGAGACGTATGTCAATATGAAACAGCGCGATTGCGAGGAGGTCGGCATCGAGAGCTATCACGTCGATGTCGACGGTGACGCCTCGCCCGAGACGCTGTACGACGAAATCGCTGCGCTCAACGACAACGACGATGTCCACGGCTACATCGTGCAGGCACCCGTTCCGGACCACGTCGACTACCGCGAGGTCATCCGCCGCGTCGACCCCGCCAAAGACGTCGACGGCTTCCACCCAGAGAACGTCGGTCGCCTCGTCGCTGGCGACGCCCGCTTCCGACCCTGCACGCCCCACGGCGTCCAGAAACTGCTCGAGTCAGCAGGCGTCGAAACCGAGGGTAAAGACGTGACAATCGTCGGCCGCTCGGACATCGTCGGCAAGCCCCTCGCCAATCTGTTGATCCAGAAGGCCGAGGACGGCAACGCAACGGTGACGGTCTGTCACTCCCGAACCGAAGACCTCGCGGAGAAAACGCGAAGCGCGGATATCGTCGTCGCCGCCGCTGGCGCACCGGAACTTGTCGACGGCTCGATGATTGGCGACGGTGCTGTCGTGATCGACGTGGGTGTCAACCGTGTCGACGCCGATACTGAGAAGGGCTATGAACTCGTCGGCGATGTCGAGTTCGAGAGCGCAAAGGAGAATGCAAGTGCGATCACGCCAGTCCCCGGCGGCGTCGGCCCGATGACGCGCGCGTTGTTACTGTATAACACCGTCAAAGCCGCAAGTCTGCAGGAAGGCATCGACGTCGACCTCCCGTAACCGCGCTCGGTTCGTCTCTTTCTACCCTGTGAACTCGAGGGCCTCGAGTCGGTCCTGTGCCTGCGTAAGCGCCAGTTCGTCACCACGCAGCCCGTTCGCCAGGGCTCGCGTTGCTTCGACGAGTCGCTCTGCAGTCTGTGGGTCGATATCGCCGTCGAGCATCCGGATTCGAGTCACGTGTTCGCCGAGCGTCTCGAGTGCGCTGCGTTCGCTCGCAGTGGTGTCGCGTTCCTCGAGCCACGTGCGGATGTCGCGTCGGTACTCGCGGACGGCGTTTGCGTAGGCAAGGCCGCGGGCCGACTGGAGTGAGGGCGGGACATCTGCAGTCGGTGGCCGTTCGCCGAGATCTGCATCACGAAGTAACGAGAGAAAGTACAGTTCGTCGCGATCTGCGAGGCGGATTTCGCGGGCGACGATATCGGAGACGTGCAGCAGTTCGGTCGCGCCGAGATAGGTGTCATCGAGGTCGCGCAACTGGCCAGCGTTGATGAAGCCGCGACGGCGAACGTACTCGCGGCAGTGGGTGTGTGCGCGGTCGGCGAGTTCACTCGTTTTTACGTCGTCGATATCGCTTCGAATCGGCGTGAGATCGAACTCGATTGGCAGATCGGTGTGTTCGGTTCGCTCATCGATGCCGACGCTCTGGATGCTTCCACAGGCCGGACAGCCGATGCTTCCGGTTTCGTAGTACGACCAGCGCGTCCCACATTCGCTACACTCGCGCTCGCCCCGGATTTTCATACGCGGACGTACGAGCGGGTAACCAAAAGTCCCACCGGAGTTGTCGTACCTGATCGCGTTCGATTACCAGAATTGAGGCGAGAATGCCCCTTCCTCAAGGGGCGAGTATTGCGAGCGAGTAGGGAGGGGATGAATCGCCGCACGGTAGTACAAACCATTAAGCGAACACATCTCTAATCGAGAGATAGCGATGGAGTACAGTCACCGCTACCCTGCATACCCGACACAAGAGGTAGCGGTTGAACTGCAACGTCACATCGACGTTCATCGCCAAGCGTACAATTATACTCTCTACGAGTACGAGAACGTAGACGCCGACGATATCGGTTCCACGTACAAACACCACTACCGACTTCCCGACTGGAAAGACGAGTTCCCCGTCTTCTCGGAAGTTAACTCAAAAGCTCTGCAACGAACTGTCACCCGATTCTACCAGAACCTTGACGGACTCTCCGAGCAGAAACAAAACGGTCGAAAGGTCGGGAAACTCAAGTGGAAGTCCCCAAAGGAGTTCCAGAGTATGACGTACTCGCAGTCCGGCTTCGAACTCAAAAACACGAGTGGCCGACGTGCGACGCTCTGACTCTCCAAAATCGGCAACATCCCGATCCGCTACCACCGCGAGATCCCAGACGAAGCAGCCATCAAAGAAGTCACAGTCAAGAAGGAGACAACTGGTGAGTGGTTCGTCTCCTTCGGCCTCGAAACCGATGAAGCCAATCTACCCGCGAAACCGGACGCAAATTCGCTCGACACGAGCAACAGCGTCGGCGTTGATCTCGGCATTCTGAACTACATCCACACTAGTGACGGCAAGATTGTAGATTGGCTCGACCTCAAAGACGAATACGCCCGCCTCCGCCGTGAACAACGCAAGTTGTCGCGGAAAGAAGAAGGGGCGAACAACTACGAGAAGCAACGCCGAGAAGTGGCGAAGGTCAAGCGTCACATCCGTCGGAAGGTGCTGGACTACCAGCACAAGTTGACGACGTGGCTCGTCTGCGAATACGATGCCGTGTTCGTCGAGGACTTGGATGTGAAGGGGATGTTGGAACAGTCGCACAACGCTCGGAACAAACAGGATGCAGCGTGGCGACAGTTCATCTCCCTCCTCGAATATAAGGCTGATTTGTACGGCTGTCACGTCGTTGAGGTGGAAGCCGCTGGGACGACGAAGGAGTGCGCGTCGTGCGGTGTCGAAACAGCGAAACCGATCTGGGTCAGAGAACACTCGTGTCCGTCGTGTGGGTTCGAGTGTGGCCGGGACGCGAATGCGGTCGTCAGACTACGTCTGACGGGCAGCAAAATCGCACGCGATTTTGCGACGGCGATGAACGTCTTGCAGCGCGGCTTTTCTGAGTTAGGGCTGGGATGGCCCGAAGATACGCCTGTGGAGACTGCGCTCCCTACGGACACCCATTCGGTGTCTGCAAAGTGCGTCATAGAAACAGGAAGCCCCATCTGCTCACGGGCGCGAAGCGCCCGTTCGCATGGTCCGTGAGACCGTCGGTCTCACGCTACCCTCAACGAAACCGCACCGGCGGCTGAGTAGGGTGGGGTAGGTCACGCAGTCTGGCGAACCAGCACAAAAATACTGGTGATGCCGCCAAGCGACACCGTGAGCCAGTACGTGCTGAGGCGATAGATGAGCGCGATCGTTAACGCGGCTGCTGGCTCGAGACCGGCAAGCGCGGTTAGTCCGGCGGTGATCATGGCCTCGACGCCGCCGGTGCCCCCAGGTGCGGGGACGACTGAGCCGAGTTTGCCAAGCGCAACGACGAGTGCGACGATTGGGAGGGCGAGTTCGTAGCCAATCGCGAGTCCGCCAAAATACACTGGCAGCATGAGAAAGGCCATCCCGAGATGGGCAGCAAGGACTGCGACCAGCAGCGTCGGTCGATCGGTTGTGATCTGCTCGAGTGACTCATAGAATCCATCGAGTCGAGCACGGACCGCAGTGGCCTTCAGGTGGTCGTCAAACCGAGTCGTGAACCGACTGGTCAGACGATGCAGCGCGTTTGTGAGTGTGAGAACGAGTCGATAGACGATTTTCGGTCGCCGAATCGCGACGGCAACGATCGCAACGAGAGCCAGGAAGACGCCACTGAATGCGATCAGTTGGGTGCCCAGTCCATCACCGAGTGTGCCCTCTATTGTGATGGCACCAAGTGCGAGAAAGCCGAACGTGTAGTACGGGACGTAGTTGAGCAAGTCGGCTGAAAGAACGCCAGCGAGGCCGTCTTCAAACGCAATTGACTCTCCTCGAGCGACCAGGTAGGCGACGAACGGCTCGGTTGCGAGTTGGCCGTAGGGCGTGACGTACTTGATGAACATTGCGGTCAGAAAGACGGCGGCGATGCGTCTGCGGGTAATCGACCTGTCGACGACTGCGAGAAATCGTTCCCAGACGATGCCACGAAACGTGAGAGCGAGCAGGCCTGAACAGACCCCAAGCGCGAGAAATCGGCGGTCTGCGCGCTGGAACTGAGCGAGCACGTCGTGGCCACCGATGACGAACAATAGCACAGCCAACACACAGAGGGCGAGTACAAACCCAAGCGCGATCCGACGTTTCACATCCCGACCGTCTCAGCGTGCCTACAATTACGTTGCGACTCGCCGTACTCGGGCACGTTCATCGTGTGGCTTTTGGGTATGACGATCTGCTCGAGACGGTCTTCAGTCGGCAGAATTGTACGGAAAAGTGAGTGTAACGGGTCGAAAACCATCATCAGTTTTCGGATGCTGTTCAATACGTCATTAACATACGGCATCTGCAGGCCGCACCGAAACCAAGTGGAACGTCCTATCCAGAGATATGTCCCATCAAAGACTGAACCGACGCAAGTTCGTCGCAGCAGTAGGTACGACCAGTGCGCTCGTCCTGGCCGGCTGTGCAGATGACGGCAATGGTGATGACCCAGACGAAGAAGAACCAGAAGACGATGACGCTGCAGTTGACGACGAAAATGACGACGATCCACTCGATGACGAAGAGGACGATGACGAGATGGATGACGAAGAGGATGATGACGAGATGGACGACGATGAGGATGGTTACACGCTAACCGTCACCGTCGAAGACGCTAACGGCAACGCTGTCGAAGGTGCAACCGTCGAACTCGAGGAGGCTGACGAAGACGACGAGGACGACGATGAGATGGACGACGACGATGAAGAGTTGGATGATGACGAGGACGAAAACGACGAAAACGACGAAGACGATGAGGACGACGAGGACGACGATGACGACCTGATGGACGATGACGAAGACGACGAAGACTGGGAAGACGAAACCGACGACAACGGTGAAGTCGAATTCGAGGATCTCGAGGATGGCGAGTACACGGCCCACGCCGAATACGAGGGCGACGAGGCCGAGGAAGATGTCGAAATCGACGGCGACGACGAGGACGTCACCCTGACGCTCGAGGATACTGAGGTTGACGACGAGGATGACGAAGACGATGATGACATGATGGACGACGATGACGAAGATGACGACAACGACGACGCCTAATCGATCTCCGTAGCCGTTCGACTGCGTCTCGGCTCATCCGCTCCTGGCCGCTTTTTTTCGACGACACAACTGCGACCGAGAGTGATAACTGGCCAGTTCCGCTCACTCGAGAGGCGCCTTCCCCAAAGCGGTCTTGGTCGTTCATCCCATAGTATCGCCTATGCGCGATGAATCGGAGATTCGCGAGCAGTATGAGTTCCTCACTGAACAACTCGAGAGCGACGAGATGCGCCACGATGGCGTCGAAGAGATGTTTACCTATTACAAGCGTGCACTCGGCTGGGTGCTCGAGGAGGAACACATCTAGAAACTCCAACCTATCATCATCCGAGCCTGTGTCGGAACAGTTAAGTACACCCAGCGAATTTTTTCACGTGACGCTTCGCTTGGAGGGCCGAAGCGTCAGCGGGGACCAATTCAGGGCGGCAAGCAATCGCGTGGCCTTTTTCCGCCACGCGATTTGCTTTCCTGTTTACGAACACTAACTCGCGAGCGATTGCTCGGAGCAGTTTTGCATTCAGAGCACTCGATGACACCAATCGGTCTCGCTACCAACCCAGATCCGATAGCCCTGCGCTTCTACACACTGCATCCGCCACGCTCTGAATCTGCCACACCGCATCAGTCACGCCCCACATCCGCCACATACCACTCTCAGACAGTCTCTTTCAGCATGTCGTTTATATACGTTCCCGGTGAACGCTCGGGAGTGAACGAGGTTCCGTTGCAACTCGTCGAGGCGCCGCTCGAGGAGCCAGTCGTTCGAATTGCGCTCGCTGGGGCGCTGGGGATGTTCCTCGGCCTCGAGCGCGAGTGGTCACAGAAGGCGGCCGGTATTCGGACGTTTTCGCTGATCAGCCTGCTCGCAGCGGTGTTTACGATTCTTGTCGTCGAGTCCGATATCGGGGAGAGTCTCCTGATTCTGGGTGGCCTGCTCGTCATCGTCCAGGGTGTGTTGCTAGCCGTCAAGGGCTTGCTCGGCGAACCGGACGCCAGCGAGGCCGGACTGTCACTGACCACCTCTGTCTCGATGCTCGTCGCCTACGGCGTCGGCGCGCTCGTCGCGGCCGAGTTTATTGTCGAGGGCGTCACCGTCGCCGTCCTCTCATCGTTACTGCTCGTCTTAAAGCGGGAACTGCACGAGTTCGCCTGGGGGCTCTCGCGCGAGGAGATGCGCTCGACGACCGAATTCGCGATTCTTGCATTCGTCATCTACCCCCTGTTGCCGCCCGAGTACCCACTCGATCTCGGTGCGACGACGATTGATCTCGAGCCACAGGTGATCTGGCTCATGGTCGTCGCCGTCGCCGGCATCGGCATCGTCAACTACGCTATCGTCTCGAGTTACGGCGGTCGGGGAATTGCCGTGACTGGGTTTTTCGGCGGACTCGCGTCCTCAACAGCCGTCGTCGGGACGATGCTGGATCACGTCCGCCAGCGCCCCGGTGCCGCCTCCTACGCTGTGGCCGCAATTTTACTTGCGAACGCGGCGATGGCGGCTCGCAACCTCGCGATTGCAGTCGGCTTTACGATCGGCAGTGGCAGTCCAGTCCTCATCGAAGCGGTCGTCCCACTCGGTGCTGTCATCATCCTCGCGTTTGCCATCGCTGGCCTC
The Natronolimnobius sp. AArcel1 genome window above contains:
- a CDS encoding cytochrome P450, producing the protein MSQSTPPKPDGAPLLGHALEFSRDPFGALQRWAERGDIVHLEFPGETFYLVSNPEIVEEVLHDGDGRFTIAAQQQRAFAGIEDHAVTTTAGNRWQQLRRALQPAFTRDTIDRYADAIVEQTIRRIDMWDDGEEIDLHREMRLLTLDVLTETLLSVDIRGDEDVVLNATDALIDRSDPRRPGQLVPGWVPTLTDRRFRRAVTELDDYIDRCLEARRDADRESADRDGKETEAENRDRNRTDACSVLLEAHDRGELTLEEVRHNLVALLLAGSDTSALGLTYGWYLLSEHPDVRRSLVAEHDEHVGDGRPDIESLERLETHQNVVAETLRLYPPAWNTMRKATEPVTLGGYQLPAGAELLLPQWVLHRDERFWDSPTAFQPSRWNHEKERPQYAYFPFSGGPRHCIGMHFARLELHLALATMVDRVALEVSLEEPLTFAPTIALRPEPEITATVRRH
- a CDS encoding bifunctional methylenetetrahydrofolate dehydrogenase/methenyltetrahydrofolate cyclohydrolase; its protein translation is MTEIIDGNAVASEIRDDLTDAIETLADAGARPGLATVLMGDDPASETYVNMKQRDCEEVGIESYHVDVDGDASPETLYDEIAALNDNDDVHGYIVQAPVPDHVDYREVIRRVDPAKDVDGFHPENVGRLVAGDARFRPCTPHGVQKLLESAGVETEGKDVTIVGRSDIVGKPLANLLIQKAEDGNATVTVCHSRTEDLAEKTRSADIVVAAAGAPELVDGSMIGDGAVVIDVGVNRVDADTEKGYELVGDVEFESAKENASAITPVPGGVGPMTRALLLYNTVKAASLQEGIDVDLP
- a CDS encoding TFIIB-type zinc ribbon-containing protein, which gives rise to MKIRGERECSECGTRWSYYETGSIGCPACGSIQSVGIDERTEHTDLPIEFDLTPIRSDIDDVKTSELADRAHTHCREYVRRRGFINAGQLRDLDDTYLGATELLHVSDIVAREIRLADRDELYFLSLLRDADLGERPPTADVPPSLQSARGLAYANAVREYRRDIRTWLEERDTTASERSALETLGEHVTRIRMLDGDIDPQTAERLVEATRALANGLRGDELALTQAQDRLEALEFTG
- a CDS encoding flippase-like domain-containing protein produces the protein MKRRIALGFVLALCVLAVLLFVIGGHDVLAQFQRADRRFLALGVCSGLLALTFRGIVWERFLAVVDRSITRRRIAAVFLTAMFIKYVTPYGQLATEPFVAYLVARGESIAFEDGLAGVLSADLLNYVPYYTFGFLALGAITIEGTLGDGLGTQLIAFSGVFLALVAIVAVAIRRPKIVYRLVLTLTNALHRLTSRFTTRFDDHLKATAVRARLDGFYESLEQITTDRPTLLVAVLAAHLGMAFLMLPVYFGGLAIGYELALPIVALVVALGKLGSVVPAPGGTGGVEAMITAGLTALAGLEPAAALTIALIYRLSTYWLTVSLGGITSIFVLVRQTA
- a CDS encoding DUF4010 domain-containing protein; its protein translation is MNEVPLQLVEAPLEEPVVRIALAGALGMFLGLEREWSQKAAGIRTFSLISLLAAVFTILVVESDIGESLLILGGLLVIVQGVLLAVKGLLGEPDASEAGLSLTTSVSMLVAYGVGALVAAEFIVEGVTVAVLSSLLLVLKRELHEFAWGLSREEMRSTTEFAILAFVIYPLLPPEYPLDLGATTIDLEPQVIWLMVVAVAGIGIVNYAIVSSYGGRGIAVTGFFGGLASSTAVVGTMLDHVRQRPGAASYAVAAILLANAAMAARNLAIAVGFTIGSGSPVLIEAVVPLGAVIILAFAIAGLTADWRQSGEMELESPFSLKNALGFGAVFFGVLVFGSLAETWFGTLGFYATAVASGFVSSAGATTSAVVLYRGGELAAAEATIAILLATVSSIIVKAMLAATSSNQRFRRQIAIYSVVLLVGGAVASVVFVI